The genomic window CGGCGTTGGCGAGGGCCTTGTCGCCGTGGATGGCCCCCTTGCCCGAGGTGGTGCGCAGACGGGCCGGCTGCCAGCGGCTCTCCTCGACCTCCAGCTCCAGACGGCCGCCGGTGCCGTTGAACATCACCCGGTAGCCCTCCCAGGGGGCGTAGGCCGTGAGGTGGTACGTCATCGTCGCGCCGGTGTCGTAGCGGACCAGCACCGCCATGTCGTCCTCGATGGTGATGCCGTCGCCGAAGACGTTGCGGTCGCGGTGGTATCCGTCGGCGCCCTCGGCGTCCAGGTAGAGCGAGCGCAGCGCATCGTTGTCGGCGAGCGGCAGCGCGAAGGGGTCGTCCGCGGCGGCGGCCGCGCCGTGGGCGCGCTCGTAGTCGCGCCGGTAGCCGGAGCGTTCGCCCGCCTCCCGGCCGTAGAAGCCGAGGCGTCCGTAGCCGAAGACCTCCCGCGGCCGGGCCCCCAGCCACCAGTTGACGAGGTCGAAGTGGTGGCTCGACTTGTGGACCATCAGCCCGCCGCTCTTGTCCTTCTCGCGGTGCCACCGGCGGAAGTAGTCCGCGCCGTGCCGTACGTCGAGCAGCCACTCGAAGTGGACCGACAGGACGTCCCCGACGGCGCCCTGGGCCAGCAGGCGGCGGATCTCCTCGTGCACGGGGTTGAAGCGGTAGTTGAAGGCGACCGCGAGATGGTTGCCGGTGGCCTCGACCTCGTCGAGGATGCGGCGGCAGCGGGCCGCGTCCGTGGTCATCGGCTTCTCCGTGACCACCCGGCAGCCGGCCCGCAGCGCGGGCACGATGTACGCGTCGTGGAGCGCGTCGACCGTGGTGACCACGACCTCGTCGATGCCGTCGGAGCGCAGGCGCCGCTCGAACTCGTCGGGCGTCCAGACCGCGGCCTCCGGCTCGCCCGCCTCCTTCAGCAGCCGCTGGTGGTGCGCGATCCGCACCGGGTTGGGATCGCACAACGCGGCGACGTGCACCTGCGGGCGCCGGGCCAGCGCCGTGGTGAACATCTGGGCCCGGGAGCCGGTGCCCACCACGGCGGCGCGGGACGGGGTGCTGACGGTCATGAGCCCTCCACAGGGTGGTTGATGACGACATGGCGTAGGGACAGTCCGGTGACCGACTGGAAGAGCGGTTCCTGCACGGCGTCGCGGAACGTGAGGTCCGCGAGCCGCACGTCGTGCACCGGTGCCTCCTCCCGTGCCCGGATCCGGATCGGGTACTCGCAGGGGCCGCCCACGTGCCAGCGCTCGGCCGACAGCCGGGACACGTCCGCGAAGGCGGCTCCGGACGTGCCGCCCGCGTACTGGAAGGTCACCTCGAAGGGGACGTACATCCAGGCCGGGGCGTGTACATCCGTCACACGGACGTCGCGCACGTAACCACCCCTGGTGGGCGTCGACTTGACGTTCAGTACGCAGGCGACGCTCTCCTCGTCGAGGGACTCGTCGCGCGGGATGTACAGCCGCCGCACCAGCACGTCCGAGACCCCGCCGCTCATCTCGCTGCCGATCGCCACCGCGGCGTTGCCGCTCACGAAGACGCAGTCCTCGATACGGATGTTGCGGGACGGCACCCCGACCCGCCAGCCGTCCTGGTCCCGGCCGGACTTGATGGCGATGCAGTCGTCGTGCGTGGCGAAGGTGGTGCGGCGGATGGTGACGTTCTCGCAGGAGTCCGGGTTGCAGCCGTCGCTGTTGGGACCCTGGCAGTCGATCGTGACGTCCTGCACCGTGATGTCGCGGCTGAGCACCGGATGGATGTTCCAGAACGGCGAGTTGCGCAGGGTGACGCCCTCGATGAGGACGTTCCGGCAGGAGTGCGGCTGGACGAAGCTCGGCCGCAGAAAGTGGCCCTCGCCGAAGACCCGCTCCGCGAGCGGGACCCCGGTCGCGCCCCACTCCTCCAGATTCCCCCAGTCCTCGCGCTCGTCGGGCATGCCGGGCTGCCAGCCGTACTGCCCGGAGCCCTTCCAGGGCCACCAGTGCGCCTTGTCGCTCTGCGCGTCGAGGACTCCCCGCCCGGTGACGGCGATGTCGTGCTGCCGGTAGGCGTGGATCAGGGGCGAGTAGTTGTACGCCTCGACGCCCTGCCAGCGGGTGCGGACGACGGGGAGGTAGGCGGCCGGATCGGTGGAGAACAGGAGCGTGGCGCCCTCGGCGACGTGCAGGTCGACACCGCTCAGCAGATGGATCGCGCCGGTGGCCCAGCGGCCGGCGGGGACCAGGACGTGGCCGCCGCCCGCCGCATGGCAGGCCGCGATCGCGGCGCGCAGGGCGTCGGTGCAGTCGGTCGAGGCGTCGCCGACCGCGCCGTAGTCGGTGATGGGGAACCAGGCGTCCGGGAAGCGGGGGGTGCTCCTGCTGCCCGTGGTGCGGGGGGAGTTCGCGAGGGCGTGGGTGGTGCCGGTGGCGCCGATCAGCGGGAGCGCACCTGCTGCGAGTGCGCCGAGTCTGAGGACCTCTCTGCGTGCGGGACTGGCCATGGCTGCATCCCTGGGTCGGGGGCGGTTGGGAAGGGGGACCAGGAGGATGGACGGTCAGGAGACGGGGGCGGTCCGGAGGAGGGGCGGTCCGGAGGCGGGGGCGGTCAGGAGGATGGACGGTCAGGGTTCGAACGGCGTTCCGGGCGTGCTCAGTTCGCGCCGGTAGCGGGACGCCTCGCCCGCCGCGTGGGCGGCGAACAGCGCGGCGGTCTCCTCCGGCTCACCCGACCGGAGGGCGGACAGCAGCTCCGCGTGGTGCTCGGCCATCGCCCGCCAGTCGCCGCGGTAGAGCGGGTTGCCCAGCACACGCAGTCCCCACATGCTGGGTTCGATCGTGCGCCACAGCCGGATCAGGGCGGAGTTTCCGCAGGCGGCGCAGACGTTGCGGTGGAAGGACATGTCGGCGTCGCGGAAGTCCCCGATGTCGCCGCTCTCCGCCGCGCGGCGCATCGCGTCCACGTCGTCGGTGAGCAGTCGCAGGGCCTCCGGCTCCAGCCGGCCGGTCGCATGACGGGCCGCGTACTCCTCGAACATCACGCGGATGTCGCGCACCTCCTGCGCCTGCTTCTCGGAGACCTGCGCGACGAACGTACCCCGGTGCGGCAGCGAGTTCACCAGGCCCTCGTGGGCCAGGCGCTTGAGCGCCTCGCGTGCGGGGGCCTGGCTGGTGCCGAGCCGGCGGGCGATCTCCGACTCGACGAGGCGCTGGCCGGGGAGGAGTTCGCCCGAGACGATCCAGCCGCGCAGCAGTGCGTACACGTGGTCGGACAGCAGTTGGCGGGGGAGCAGTCCGGGCGCGGCCTGCCGGGTGGGCGTACGCGCCTGACGGCCTCGGGCCTCCCCGTCCCGCGCCTGGCGGCCGGGCGACTCCCGCTCCTGCTGCTGCCAGATCCGGGCGACCGTGGACTGGGACAGCCCGAGCGCCTCGGACAGCGAACGGGTCGACGGCGCCGGTCCTCCGGAACGGGCCGCCTCCAGCGCGGCAGCGACGGACCGCTCCGCCTCCTCCCGCACGGCGCTGCGCGGGCGCCCTGGGCGGGGTGCGTCGGACAGCCCTTCCAGGCCCCGTCGCACATAGCGCTCCCGCCACTTGGCGACCGTCGCGGGGCTGACCTTCAGCCGTTTGGCGACCGCCGCGTTGGCCAGCCCGTCTGCGCAGGCGAGGACGATGCGGCTGCGCGTCCGCAGCGGCCCGGTCGGCTCCGCCGACCAGCCCAGCAGTGTCGCCCGGTCCGCCTCGGTCAGGGGCGGAAAGCTCGGAGCATCGGGAACGGTCACCAGTTCAGGCCACCTCCAAGGTGCAGGAACTTATGACTCGGCAGCCATGGTCCGGCAATGCGGCTGTCACCAACTTTTTACCGTGTGCGGCATCTTGACGCCAGATCGGCATGCACATATTAACTAATCGTTGCTCGATTATTGACCCAATAAAACCTTGAGGTCTCGGCAGTCTCCCGAGGAGGAGCGATGCGTCGACGGCAGGCGGGATGGAGACGGGCACGCGGGCCGGTGGCCGTGGGTGCGGTACTGGCCCTGGCGCTGACGGCATGCGGTGGAGGGGGCTTCTCCGACGACGGCTCGTCGGAGGCCGGGCAGGGCGGCACCGTCCGCATGCTCGTCAACATCACCCCCAATCTCACCCAGGACTACTGGGAAAAGCTGGTGAAGCCCTTCGAAGAGGCGCACGACGGCGTCGACGTCAAGATCGAGGCCCCGTCCGGGAAGGGCGTGGCGGACACTCTCCAGCAGCAACTGGCCGCGGGCAACGCCCCCGACATCGTCGAGACGCTCATGGTCGACGAGACCCTCGCGCCCAAGATGCTCGAACTGACCGACCAGCCCTGGGTGAAGGACACCCCGCTGGTCGAGGAGGCCGCGCTCGGCGGCAAGGTCTACACGGTCGGCGTCGGCGAGCAGGCTCAGTCGCTCGTCTTCTACAACAAGGAAGCCTTCGCCAAGGCCGGCATCGCCGAGCCGCCGAAGACCCTGGACGAACTCACCGTCGCCATGGGCAAGCTGAAGAAGGCGGGCTATCTGCCGCTGCAGACCTCCGGCGAGTTCGTCACCGGGCTGCAACTGCTCCAGCTCGCCGACCCCTCGCTCGCCCAGACCCATCCGACCTGGTACCAGGACATCGACAAGGGCGCCCGTACCGTCGGCGGATCGATGCTCCCGTATCTGGAGCGCTACAAGAGCTGGCTGGACCGCGGCTACCTCGACAAGAACGCGCTCGGCCTCAAGTACGCCGACGGGGAGACGAACTTCCTGAGCGGGAAGTCCGCCATGTACGTCATGGGCAGCTGGTTCACTGCCTCGGCCGCCGACGCCGGCAAGGACTCCGCCATCGGCGTCTTCCCCGCCCCGGTCGACGAGGGCCAGCAGCACCCCGGCCCGCAGGGCGCGACGATGGCCGCCCCGTACATGATCCTCAAGGACACCGGGCAGAAGGACCTGGCCCTTGAGCTCGTCGAGTGGCTGGTCACCGACGAGAAGGCCGTCACCAGCCAGCTGGAGCAGGACGGGAACTTCCGCCGCGGCCTCGACCGCACGTTCACCCCCCTGGAGCGGCAGGTCCAGCAGATCCTCGACGCGGCACCCTCGGGCGTCGCCCAGGGCGAGGGATACGGCGAGAACACCCTGCCCCGCGGCTTCAACACCGCCTGGAACACCGAAGTGCAGGGACTGTACGTCGGGCGCTCGCCCGAGCAGGTCGCCGACGCCGTGGACCGCTGGGTCCGCGACCACTCCTGAAACCGGCACGGGAAGGCAATTTCATGCGATCGAGACGTGCCTCCCCGGGCGGCCAGGGCATCGCCACGGCGGTGATGGTCGTCCCGGCGACCGCCCTGTACGTGGTCATGCTCGCCGTCCCCGTCGGGCTCGCCGTCTATCTCAGCCTGACCGACTGGGACGGGTTCAGTGCCAGACCGGGCTTCGTCGGCACGGCCAACTACGCCGACCTGCTGAGCGATGCGGGTCTCCAGCGCGCGGCTACGGTCACGCTGCTCGTCGCCGGCGCCGGCACCGCCGGACTCAATGTCCTCGGGCTCGGCTTCGCGCTGCTGCTCAACCGGCCCTCCCGGCTGAACTCGTTCTTCCGGATGGTCATGTTCTACCCGCACGTGCTCAGTGCGCTCGTCGTCGGCTTCCTCTGGAGCGCGATCCTGGGCACGACGGGCGCCGTGAACAGCCTGGTCACCTCCCGCGGCGGGGAAGTGCTGCCCTTCCTGTCCGACCCTGACTGGGCACTGGCCACCATGATCGCCGTCGTGGTCTGGGCGGCCTTCGGCGTCAACGTCGTGCTGTACCTCGCCGGACTGCAGGCGGTGCCGCACTCGCTCATCGAAGCGGCCAGGATCGACGGCGCCACCCGGTGGCAGGTCTTCCGCCACGTCACGCTGCCCGCGCTCGGCCCGTCCGTGACCATCAACGTCGTCCTGTCGCTGGTCACCCTCCTCAAGACCTACGACCTCGTGGTCTCGCTGACCGCGGGCGGCCCGGCAGGGCAGACCCAGACCGTCGCCTACCTCATCCTCTGGAACTCCTTCCACGACGGCCGGCTCGGCTTCGGCTCCGCCCAGGCGGTGGTGCTCATGCTCGTCACCGCCGTCCTGGCGCTGGCCGTCACCCGGCTGCGCCGGCGCGCAGAGACGGCGGTGTACTCATGACGCTGACCCAGCACGCCGCACCGCCGGAGCCACCCGCCGTGGCGGCCGAGTCCGTACCCGGTCCCGCGCGGCGGCGCCCGCCCCGGCGCGGCCCCGGCCTCCTCCTCCGGCCCGTCTTCCTCGGCGTCGTCGCCCTCGTCATGCTCGTCCCGCTGTACGTCCTCGTCGTCAACGCCTTCAAGTCGCAGCAGGAGATCCTCACCGACCCGTTCGGACTCCCCGACGGCGGACCGACGTTCCAGTACCTCGACCGGGTCTTCCACAACGCGCAGTTCGACATCATGCGCGGCTACGCGGTGACGATCCTCTTCGTCGTCTGCGTCAACGTGCTCTCCGTGGTGCTCGCCGGGCCCGCGGCGTACGTCATCGCCCGCAGCACCCGCCGCCGCTACCGGGCGCTGATGGTCTTCTTCCTGGCCGGGACCTTCATCCCCAGCCAGGTGCTGGTGATCCCCGTCGTCTACGTGCTCAAGGTGCTCGGCCTGATGGGCACCGTCCGCGGGTTCGTCCTCTTCGAGACGGTCCTGACACTGCCCTTCTCGATCTTCCTCTACGCCGGGTACATCGCCACCATCCCCCGGGAGCTCGACCAGGCCGCGGCCGTGGACGGCGCAGGACGCGTCCGCACCTTCTGGCAGATCGTCTTCCCGCTGATGCGGCCGGTCGTCGCCACCATGGTCATCCTCAACACCTTCTCGGTGTGGAACGACTTCGTGAACCCCCAGATCATCCTGGGGCCCGGCAGCGGCCTGTACACGGTCACCACCGGCGTCTACGCGGCCGTCAGCCAGTTCTCGACCGACTACACCGTCGTCTTCCCCACACTCCTGCTGGCCATCGCACCACTGCTCGTCTTCTTCGTCTTCATGCAGCGGCACATCATCAGCGGCCTGACGGCCGGATCGACGAGGGGGTGACCATGACCGACGCGACACCGAGGATCGTGGCGAGCGTCCCGGTCGGCTCCCCGCCTACCTGGGCCGTCCTCCAGCGCCGGCTCTTCGACGCACTCGACGAGGCGTGGCGCGCCTTCTCCCGCCGCTACTGCGAGCCCGACGGCCGGCTGCGCTACGAGGGCCCCGCCGCGAGCCGCGACGGCGCCGACGACTTCTACGAGGCATTCTTCAACTGGCCCACCCTCTACCAGCTCGGGGGCGCCGACGACCTCCTCGACACCTGCAAGCACCACTGGACGGGGGTCACCGCTCAGCTCACCGAACTCGGCCATGTGGTCGACGAGTTCGAGCGCGGCTACGACTGGTTCCACATGGGCGAGTCGATGCTGCTCTTCTACGGCATCTGCGCCGCCGATCCCCGCGATGCGCACTTCGCCGACCGGGCACGCCGCTTCGCCGAGCTCTATCTGCCAGGCTCTCCCGCCGGCAACCACGACCCCGACACCGGCATCATCCGCGCCCCGCACAACGGCGCCGGCGGCCCCCGCTACGGACTCAACGCCGAATGGGCCTCCTACGGCGCCGACCTGACCGTCATGCGCCCCTACGGTCTTCCCCTGCGCGACCTGCCCGGCATCACCCGCTGGGAGGACCTCGCCGACCCGGCGAACGCCGCCCGCATGGGCGCCGCCATGCAGGAGCGGATCGGCCGCGGCGACACCGCCGTCAACCTCGCCGCCACCAGCCTCGCCACCAACGCCTGGCTGTACGGGCACGAGGACCGCTTCCGCGCCTGGGCGCTGTCCTACATCGACACCTGGCAGCGCCGCGCCGACGCCAACGACGGCATCCTGCCCGACAACACCGGACCCTCCGGGCGCGTGGGCGAGCTGCACGGCGGCCGCTGGTACGGCGGCAACTACGGCTGGTCCTGGCCGCACGGCATCTACAGCGTCGGCAACGCCGCCGTGGTCGCCGCCGTCAACACCGTGCTGCTCACCGGCTCCACCGACCGGCTCGCCATCGGCCGCGGTCCGCTCGACACCGTCGCCGCACACGCGGTGCAAGGGACGGTCACCGGGACCGGCATGAGCATCAGCGACCGCTGGCACGCCGAACTCGGCGAGGACGCCGACCGCCCCACCCTCCTGGTGCCCAACCGGTACGCCGACGGCGGCTGGTTCGACCACCAGCCCCCGCAGCTCGGGCTGCCGGTCTGGCTGTGGCACGCGGGCACGGCAGCCGAGGACCGCGACCGGATCGACCGGCTCCGCAAGGCCAGTGGCTACGACTGGCGTACGGTGCGCGCCTTCCGCAACAAGGAGGAGGCCGGGCACGAGGCACCCTGGCTGGAGTACCTCCGCGGCGAGAACCCCGACTACCCCACCGCCATCCTGCGCACGGCGCTCGGCCAGGTGGAGCGGCGGATGGCGCTGATCGCCGCCGACGACGCCGATCCCGCCACCTTCAACATCCACCACTGGCAGCGCCTCAACCCGGTGCTCACCGAAGCCCTGCTCCAGCTGACGACCGGCACCCCGCAGGTCCTCTACAACGGCGGGCTGCTGCCCACCCGTCTCGCCTACCACGACGCGGACCGCGGCAGGCCCGGGCTCCCCCCGGACGTGGCCGCCCTCGTCGACACCGTCGAGCCGGACCGTACGAGCGTCGAGCTGGTGCACACCGGACTCACCGGCACCCGCGCCGTCACCGTGCAGGCCGGGGCCTTCGGCGAGCACCGCATCGACCGCGCCCGCATCACCGCCGCGGAGCCCGGCTACCCCGGCGACCCGCGCGCGTACACCGCCCCCGCCGCCGCCACCACCGTCCGCGAGGTGCCCGTCGGCGGCCCGCGGCTGGAGGTGGAGCTGCCGCCCGGCCGCCGGATCAGGCTCGACCTGCGTCTCACCCCGCGCGCCTACAGGCCCGCCCACCAGACACCGACCGGATCGTGAGGAGACCGCCAGTGGACGAAGGACCCGTGTGGGAACTGCCGGTGCGCGGCGAAGCGCCCGAGCGTGCCGACCCCGATCTCGTACGCCGGCTGTCCGGCGTGTCGTCGGCCACCGCCTGCGCCAAACTGCACGCCCAGGGCATCCGCCGCACGTTCGTCTCCGGGCCGCGGCCGCTCGCCCCCGGGCAGAAGATCGCGGGCCGGGCACGCACCCTCCAGTTCATGCCCCAGCGCGAGGACGTCGCCTCCGGGCTCGGCCAGGAGTACGTGGAGCGGCACACCGCCCTGTGGGCCGTACTCGACGAGGTCGAGCCCGGCGACGTCCTCGTCGTGGAGGCGTACGGAAGCGCCCACACCGGCTGCTTCGGCGACATGCTCGTGCGCTACTTCCGGCAGAAGGGCGGCGCGGGGATCGTCGTCGACGGATGCATCCGCGATGCGCCCCGCGTCCGCGAGACCGGCGTACCGATCTGGTCCACCGGGGTAACCCCGCACTACGCCTCCCAGGCCGAGCTCTTCCCCTGGGCCTACGACGTCCCCGTCGCCTGCGGCGGCGTACTCGTCCTCCCGGGAGACCTCGTCGTCGCCGACGACGACGGACCGGTCGTCGTGCCGAAGCAGCGCGCCGAGGACGTCATCGCGGCCGCACGCGAACACGAGCAGTGGGAGCGCTTCAGCCGCTCCCGGATCGAGGAAGGAGGGGCACTCGCGGACTACTACCCGCTCACGGCCGACACCCGCGCCGAGTACGAGCGCTGGCGCGACAGCAGCGCCGGCTGACCGGCTGAAACCTGCAGCACTACGGAGGCAAGGAGGCCCCGTGTTCCGCAGCACCCGCACGCCGAGATCGTTCCCCGTTCCCCGTTCCCTGCGCGTCCCCGTCCTGGCCGCGAGCGCACTTCTCCTGCTCGGGGGCGCCACCCTGTCGACCGGCTCCGCCACCGCCGCGGGGGAGTGCTCGCCCCGGCAGTTCTTCGTCGCGCCCGACGGGAGCGACCGCGCCAAGGGCACCAAGGACAGCGCCTGGCGGACCATCGAGCACGCACGCGACCACATACGCGACGAAGGGCTGAACAAGTCGTCGCAGATGCGCTGCGACATCGTGGTCAACCTGCGCGCGGGCGACTACCCGGTCGGCAAGACCGTCGAGTTCGACGACCGCGACTCGGGCGCCCGTGGCCACCAGGTGATCTACCGCAGCTACGACGGACCCGGCAAGGCGCGGCTCCTCGGCGCCAAGCCCGTCACCGGCTGGCAGGAGTACAAGGACGGCATCTACACCGCCAAGGTCGACAACACCGTCTACACCCTCTTCGAGGACGGGCAGCGTGCGACGACCGCCCGTTACCCGAACCGTAAGACGGAGACGGAGTGGGCGCCGTACCTGATCTCCACCATCCCCGAGCCGGAGAAGGAGGCCGTGCGCCGGTGGCTCTGGGCCAACCCCGGTGAACTGGACCCGAAATGGGATCCGGAGATCCTGGCCAAGGCCTCGGTGGTCGTCTGGTCCGGCGGCAGCTGGAGCTGGTTCACGGACACCGTGCCGATCAAGAACGTGAACCTGGCAGAGGGCCAGATCTCCCTCGAGTACCAGACCCGCTACGCCATGATGAACAGCCGCAGCGGATCACGGTACTTCCTCCAGGACTCACTGCTCTTCCTCGACCAGCCAGGTGAGTACTACCTGGACAAGGAAGAGGGCCGGGTCTACTACAAGCCGCGCGGCGACATCAAGGACGCAAAGATTCTCGCGCCCACGGTCAAGACGATCCTCAACGTGGCAGGCGCCTCCGAGGACCGCCGCGTCCAGAACCTCACCTTCGACGGACTCGCTCTCCAGCACAGCGACTACGTCGAGTGGTACCGCTACGCCTGGGTCGACGAAGGCGACTCCGGCGACGTGCACAAGTACCCGCAGTACGACCGGCAGATCGAGATGCACCGCAACCGCTTCGGCGCGGTGACCGTGACCAACAGCAAGGACATCACGCTCACCGGGATGCGCATCTCCGACACCGGCTACCACGGCGTCTACGCACTCTTCGCCAACCAGCACCTGACCGTCGAGAAGAGCCTGCTGGAGAACATCGGCGGCGACGGCATCAAGGTCGAGGGCCCCTACCCCGGCGAGGGGAACACCTCCAACGGCCATGTGTTCACCAACAACTACATCACCAACTACGGGGAGCTCGTACCGGGCGACGCCGCCGGCGTCGAACTCCTCAA from Streptomyces formicae includes these protein-coding regions:
- a CDS encoding Gfo/Idh/MocA family protein is translated as MTVSTPSRAAVVGTGSRAQMFTTALARRPQVHVAALCDPNPVRIAHHQRLLKEAGEPEAAVWTPDEFERRLRSDGIDEVVVTTVDALHDAYIVPALRAGCRVVTEKPMTTDAARCRRILDEVEATGNHLAVAFNYRFNPVHEEIRRLLAQGAVGDVLSVHFEWLLDVRHGADYFRRWHREKDKSGGLMVHKSSHHFDLVNWWLGARPREVFGYGRLGFYGREAGERSGYRRDYERAHGAAAAADDPFALPLADNDALRSLYLDAEGADGYHRDRNVFGDGITIEDDMAVLVRYDTGATMTYHLTAYAPWEGYRVMFNGTGGRLELEVEESRWQPARLRTTSGKGAIHGDKALANAGGPRILLRPLWEAPREVELPPYDHAGHGGGDERMLASLYGPADPSAPADTGDAAKQRATEADGALALVTGLAANESFATGTPVTAEALLSVPGA
- a CDS encoding glycoside hydrolase family 28 protein; amino-acid sequence: MASPARREVLRLGALAAGALPLIGATGTTHALANSPRTTGSRSTPRFPDAWFPITDYGAVGDASTDCTDALRAAIAACHAAGGGHVLVPAGRWATGAIHLLSGVDLHVAEGATLLFSTDPAAYLPVVRTRWQGVEAYNYSPLIHAYRQHDIAVTGRGVLDAQSDKAHWWPWKGSGQYGWQPGMPDEREDWGNLEEWGATGVPLAERVFGEGHFLRPSFVQPHSCRNVLIEGVTLRNSPFWNIHPVLSRDITVQDVTIDCQGPNSDGCNPDSCENVTIRRTTFATHDDCIAIKSGRDQDGWRVGVPSRNIRIEDCVFVSGNAAVAIGSEMSGGVSDVLVRRLYIPRDESLDEESVACVLNVKSTPTRGGYVRDVRVTDVHAPAWMYVPFEVTFQYAGGTSGAAFADVSRLSAERWHVGGPCEYPIRIRAREEAPVHDVRLADLTFRDAVQEPLFQSVTGLSLRHVVINHPVEGS
- a CDS encoding FCD domain-containing protein — its product is MTVPDAPSFPPLTEADRATLLGWSAEPTGPLRTRSRIVLACADGLANAAVAKRLKVSPATVAKWRERYVRRGLEGLSDAPRPGRPRSAVREEAERSVAAALEAARSGGPAPSTRSLSEALGLSQSTVARIWQQQERESPGRQARDGEARGRQARTPTRQAAPGLLPRQLLSDHVYALLRGWIVSGELLPGQRLVESEIARRLGTSQAPAREALKRLAHEGLVNSLPHRGTFVAQVSEKQAQEVRDIRVMFEEYAARHATGRLEPEALRLLTDDVDAMRRAAESGDIGDFRDADMSFHRNVCAACGNSALIRLWRTIEPSMWGLRVLGNPLYRGDWRAMAEHHAELLSALRSGEPEETAALFAAHAAGEASRYRRELSTPGTPFEP
- a CDS encoding ABC transporter substrate-binding protein; this encodes MRRRQAGWRRARGPVAVGAVLALALTACGGGGFSDDGSSEAGQGGTVRMLVNITPNLTQDYWEKLVKPFEEAHDGVDVKIEAPSGKGVADTLQQQLAAGNAPDIVETLMVDETLAPKMLELTDQPWVKDTPLVEEAALGGKVYTVGVGEQAQSLVFYNKEAFAKAGIAEPPKTLDELTVAMGKLKKAGYLPLQTSGEFVTGLQLLQLADPSLAQTHPTWYQDIDKGARTVGGSMLPYLERYKSWLDRGYLDKNALGLKYADGETNFLSGKSAMYVMGSWFTASAADAGKDSAIGVFPAPVDEGQQHPGPQGATMAAPYMILKDTGQKDLALELVEWLVTDEKAVTSQLEQDGNFRRGLDRTFTPLERQVQQILDAAPSGVAQGEGYGENTLPRGFNTAWNTEVQGLYVGRSPEQVADAVDRWVRDHS
- a CDS encoding carbohydrate ABC transporter permease, which produces MRSRRASPGGQGIATAVMVVPATALYVVMLAVPVGLAVYLSLTDWDGFSARPGFVGTANYADLLSDAGLQRAATVTLLVAGAGTAGLNVLGLGFALLLNRPSRLNSFFRMVMFYPHVLSALVVGFLWSAILGTTGAVNSLVTSRGGEVLPFLSDPDWALATMIAVVVWAAFGVNVVLYLAGLQAVPHSLIEAARIDGATRWQVFRHVTLPALGPSVTINVVLSLVTLLKTYDLVVSLTAGGPAGQTQTVAYLILWNSFHDGRLGFGSAQAVVLMLVTAVLALAVTRLRRRAETAVYS
- a CDS encoding carbohydrate ABC transporter permease, producing MTLTQHAAPPEPPAVAAESVPGPARRRPPRRGPGLLLRPVFLGVVALVMLVPLYVLVVNAFKSQQEILTDPFGLPDGGPTFQYLDRVFHNAQFDIMRGYAVTILFVVCVNVLSVVLAGPAAYVIARSTRRRYRALMVFFLAGTFIPSQVLVIPVVYVLKVLGLMGTVRGFVLFETVLTLPFSIFLYAGYIATIPRELDQAAAVDGAGRVRTFWQIVFPLMRPVVATMVILNTFSVWNDFVNPQIILGPGSGLYTVTTGVYAAVSQFSTDYTVVFPTLLLAIAPLLVFFVFMQRHIISGLTAGSTRG
- a CDS encoding ribonuclease activity regulator RraA yields the protein MDEGPVWELPVRGEAPERADPDLVRRLSGVSSATACAKLHAQGIRRTFVSGPRPLAPGQKIAGRARTLQFMPQREDVASGLGQEYVERHTALWAVLDEVEPGDVLVVEAYGSAHTGCFGDMLVRYFRQKGGAGIVVDGCIRDAPRVRETGVPIWSTGVTPHYASQAELFPWAYDVPVACGGVLVLPGDLVVADDDGPVVVPKQRAEDVIAAAREHEQWERFSRSRIEEGGALADYYPLTADTRAEYERWRDSSAG
- a CDS encoding right-handed parallel beta-helix repeat-containing protein, encoding MFRSTRTPRSFPVPRSLRVPVLAASALLLLGGATLSTGSATAAGECSPRQFFVAPDGSDRAKGTKDSAWRTIEHARDHIRDEGLNKSSQMRCDIVVNLRAGDYPVGKTVEFDDRDSGARGHQVIYRSYDGPGKARLLGAKPVTGWQEYKDGIYTAKVDNTVYTLFEDGQRATTARYPNRKTETEWAPYLISTIPEPEKEAVRRWLWANPGELDPKWDPEILAKASVVVWSGGSWSWFTDTVPIKNVNLAEGQISLEYQTRYAMMNSRSGSRYFLQDSLLFLDQPGEYYLDKEEGRVYYKPRGDIKDAKILAPTVKTILNVAGASEDRRVQNLTFDGLALQHSDYVEWYRYAWVDEGDSGDVHKYPQYDRQIEMHRNRFGAVTVTNSKDITLTGMRISDTGYHGVYALFANQHLTVEKSLLENIGGDGIKVEGPYPGEGNTSNGHVFTNNYITNYGELVPGDAAGVELLNTGHNLVSHSLIKHSARYGVSLEVRPEVKAEDNYARENTFEYLRIEQAGLDSGDMGAFYTYGVENEEPHPIDNYVRQVVIGDVIPDASMPDSGTRGVHMDAGGCGFSFENIEVGKVTDEKYQSYQCNSVKNANWGEGFDPSKMEYDKIGVKPDFPYASEIAGAGTP